The Salminus brasiliensis chromosome 3, fSalBra1.hap2, whole genome shotgun sequence genome contains a region encoding:
- the gatad1 gene encoding GATA zinc finger domain-containing protein 1: MPLGVKPCCAVCKTNSSSMWKKGNQGEILCNNCTSKSSIIGGPGLSVSSTTQQNNGGGKQSKQEIHRRSARLRSTKYKAPASEKKVSTKGKGRRHIFKLKNPIKAPESVSTIITSESIFYKGVYYQIGDVIKVTDEEDGKPYFAQIRGFVQDQYCEKSAALTWLIPTQSSPRDQFDPGTYIVGPEEDLPRKMEYLEFVCHAPSEYFKSRSCPFPTIPIRPEKGYIWTHIGPTPAVTIKETVSCN, from the exons ATGCCGCTGGGTGTGAAGCCGTGTTGTGCTGTCTGCAAGACCAACTCGTCGTCCATGTGGAAGAAGGGAAATCAGGGAGAAATTCTCTGTAACAACTGCACATCTAAAAGCAGCATTATCGGAGGACCAGGACTGTCGGTCTCATCCACCACTCAGCAGAATAATGGCGGAGGGAAACAG TCGAAGCAGGAGATCCACAGGCGGTCTGCACGACTAAGAAGCACTAAGTACAAGGCACCTGCATCCGAGAAGAAAGTCTCGACTAAAGGAAAAGGAAGACGGCACATCTTTAAACTAAAAAAT CCTATCAAAGCTCCAGAGTCTGTTTCCACAATCATTACATCAGAGTCCATCTTCTACAAG GGTGTTTATTATCAAATCGGAGACGTCATAAAGGTAACAGATGAAGAGGATGGTAAGCCTTATTTTGCACAGATTCGTGGTTTTGTTCAGGACCAGTACTGCGAGAAGAGCGCTGCACTAACCTGGCTAATCCCTACTCAGTCCAGTCCAAGAGATCAGTTTGATCCAGGCACTTACATAGTTG GTCCAGAAGAGGACTTGCCGAGGAAGATGGAATACCTTGAATTTGTATGCCATGCTCCATCAGAATACTTCAAGTCAAGGAGTTGTCCTTTTCCAACAATACCCATTCGCCCAGAGAAAGGCTACATATGGACCCATATTGGACCTACACCTGCTGTTACAATCAAGGAAACAGTTAGCTGCAATTAA